One Deinococcus aerius DNA segment encodes these proteins:
- a CDS encoding ferredoxin: MPHIITSPCIGVKDQACTEVCPVECIYDGGDQYLIHPDECIDCGACVPACPVSAIFPEEDVPSGEEEFIVKNKAFFGL, translated from the coding sequence ATGCCGCACATCATCACCAGCCCCTGCATCGGTGTGAAGGACCAGGCCTGCACCGAAGTCTGCCCCGTGGAGTGCATCTACGACGGCGGCGACCAGTATCTGATCCACCCCGACGAGTGCATCGACTGCGGCGCCTGCGTGCCCGCCTGCCCCGTCAGCGCCATCTTCCCCGAAGAGGACGTGCCGAGCGGCGAGGAAGAGTTCATCGTCAAGA